From the genome of Pelobates fuscus isolate aPelFus1 chromosome 6, aPelFus1.pri, whole genome shotgun sequence, one region includes:
- the LOC134565831 gene encoding E3 ubiquitin-protein ligase RNF182-like, whose protein sequence is MSSCDVESLEPLLGALELECKICYNGFDTRQHRPKMLGCDHRMCARCLKKMAYTWGSGPPTTLSCPFCRQETALPEDLQLLPDDSCLLSKLSCHEWTRRRGCSVAPEVLLSPGDLCGGPSSSECLVITIMEVAEEPPGPGEDMPVLDILSVKISSSLAWLPSSCVPHHCCPCRPVPRVLLGFLCLVYFSSLPLGVYLLMIQQLPLGIVLVSLVPCTLVLCLLCQCLCHELAASLSD, encoded by the coding sequence ATGTCCAGCTGTGACGTTGAATCCTTGGAGCCACTGCTCGGTGCCCTGGAACTTGAATGCAAGATTTGTTACAATGGATTTGATACAAGGCAACACCGCCCTAAAATGCTGGGCTGTGACCATCGCATGTGTGCACGCTGCCTCAAAAAGATGGCTTACACCTGGGGATCGGGTCCACCAACCACCCTCAGCTGCCCGTTTTGCCGACAGGAAACCGCACTACCTGAAGATCTACAGCTCCTTCCAGACGATAGCTGTCTGCTTTCCAAACTTAGCTGCCACGAATGGACCAGAAGGCGTGGCTGCTCTGTGGCCCCTGAAGTGCTCCTAAGCCCTGGGGATCTATGTGGAGGTCCTAGTTCCTCCGAGTGCCTGGTTATCACTATCATGGAGGTAGCTGAAGAACCCCCAGGTCCTGGCGAGGACATGCCAGTGCTGGACATTCTTAGTGTGAAGATCTCATCCAGTTTGGCATGGCTACCTAGTTCTTGTGTCCCTCACCATTGTTGCCCATGCAGACCTGTGCCACGTGTCCTATTAGGCTTCCTGTGCCTCGTGTATTTTAGTTCACTGCCTCTTGGTGTCTATCTCCTTATGATACAGCAGCTGCCCCTTGGCATTGTTCTGGTCAGCTTAGTGCCATGCACCCTTGTACTGTGTCTATTGTGCCAATGTTTGTGCCACGAGCTAGCCGCAAGTCTATCTGACTAA